In the genome of Quercus robur chromosome 3, dhQueRobu3.1, whole genome shotgun sequence, one region contains:
- the LOC126716980 gene encoding putative disease resistance protein RGA3, translating into MAEGLVTGLIDQLASIADREAERETRLVVGVGKEIRMLEGNLRSVKAVLNDAEKRELKDGAVKRWLKRLNDVCYEIDDVVDELNTELIKSAIQKEEENTVPIVQKKKVCSFISSPSRCFDKLARRHVIARKIKDLNEILDEISKEKDGYTFQLTNDAAPKIVEQPQTISLVDVPEIYGRDRYRDELMRLLLENDGVRWEQVRSPFVISLVGMGGIGKTALARLAYNDPNVQAHFEIKGWVCVSDPFDQCKVAKAIIEAFGGGYPFITVLQSLLEKIYEIISGKKFFLVLDDLWTGDFTIWETFRLALKYGVQGSKILVTTCDINVAKMIASEFIINLEVLCDEDCMLLFCKTAFFGKNSKEHNYPEDLSRKIVIKCHGLPLVTKILGGLMHFKGSREEWVSVLDSNLWELEDVQIGLWAPLLLSYFDLSSPLKRCFSYCAIFPKDYVFSVDELVFMWMAQGYIESKANMEIVAREYFENLAIRSFFQDFTQEEYDGKIVMRCKMHDIVHDFAQLLSKKECCTVNSEMELQSNYEYARHLHLEIPRAAQFPVSIYRAKLRTLIFVYRGDYNLSDVFQHLRCLRTLTLYFPDAMFKELPNEMGYLIHLRYLKLVNYRGGGLPETICNLCNLQLLEINFCSDRFKKSLQGSNLSHLIWDDPSFTCLDFPRGIERMISLKTISNISISVKDDSKGCGLGELQNFNHLKGAFQIKGLGHMVDAREIENAQLKKKTGLHTLKLCFNRWDGKDTGRKDDALVLNALEPPPNLVYLRIEDYQATRMSSNWMMSLTKLKMLFLQCFIELECLPPLGKLPFLESLRILEANSLKKVGVEFLGIEPEEKKDNIIVFPNLKSLIFERMWVWEEWLGIEREEEEEECIITLMPCLQELKIRHCPKLKSLPDFFPTTPSKNSDMNNSQILKEHVERGTGRLAQDFPHPNIQIDDWSMCTEVDSEDEEEDL; encoded by the exons ATGGCTGAGGGATTAGTTACTGGTCTCATAGATCAGTTGGCTTCAATTGCTGATCGGGAGGCGGAACGAGAGACAAGGTTGGTCGTCGGCGTTGGCAAAGAAATCCGAATGCTTGAAGGCAATCTACGATCCGTGAAGGCGGTGCTCAATGATGCTGAGAAAAGAGAATTGAAGGATGGAGCTGTGAAACGTTGGTTAAAACGGCTCAACGACGTATGCTACGAGATCGACGACGTAGTGGACGAGTTGAACACTGAGTTGATTAAATCAGCAAttcagaaagaagaagaaaatactGTTCCTATTGTGCAGAAGAAGAAGGTATGCTCCTTTATCTCCTCCCCTTCACGTTGTTTTGATAAACTTGCTAGACGTCATGTCATCGCTCGCAAGATAAAAGATCTGAATGAAATATTAGATGAGATTTCCAAAGAAAAAGATGGGTACACGTTTCAGTTAACTAATGACGCTGCCCCTAAAATAGTTGAGCAGCCGCAAACTATCTCCCTTGTTGATGTGCCTGAAATATATGGTCGTGATAGGTATAGGGATGAACTAATGAGGTTGCTATTGGAGAATGATGGGGTCCGTTGGGAACAAGTAAGAAGTCCCTTTGTCATCTCTTTAGTGGGCATGGGTGGTATTGGAAAAACTGCTCTTGCCAGACTAGCCTACAATGATCCTAATGTGCAAGCCCATTTTGAGATAAAAgggtgggtttgtgtttctgaTCCTTTCGATCAATGCAAGGTTGCCAAAGCAATCATTGAAGCCTTTGGAGGTGGATACCCCTTTATTACTGTATTGCAAAGTctattagaaaaaatttatgaaatcaTCAGTGGAAAGAAGTTCTTTCTTGTCTTAGATGATTTGTGGACTGGGGACTTCACAATTTGGGAGACATTTAGACTTGCACTCAAATATGGTGTCCAAGGTAGTAAAATTCTAGTCACCACATGTGACATTAACGTTGCGAAGATGATTGCAAGTGAGTTTATAATCAATTTGGAGGTTTTGTGTGATGAAGATTGTATGCTTTTGTTCTGTAAAACagcattttttggaaaaaattctaaggaaCATAATTATCCAGAAGACCTTAGCAGGAAAATAGTGATAAAGTGTCATGGCTTGCCACTTGTGACAAAGATTCTAGGGGGTCTCATGCACTTCAAGGGAAGTAGAGAAGAATGGGTGAGTGTTTTGGATAGCAATTTATGGGAATTAGAAGATGTGCAAATAGGTCTTTGGGCACCATTGTTATTAAGTTATTTTGATTTGTCCTCACCATTGAAACGGTGTTTCTCATATTGTGCCATCTTTCCGAAAGATTATGTGTTTTCTGTTGATGAGTTGGTATTTATGTGGATGGCACAAGGATATATTGAGTCAAAGGCAAATATGGAAATCGTGGCAAGAGAATACTTTGAAAATTTAGCCATTCGTTCTTTTTTCCAAGATTTCACACAAGAAGAATATGATGGCAAGATAGTAATGAGGTGCAAAATGCATGACATAGTGCATGACTTTGCACAATTGTTGTCAAAAAAAGAATGCTGCACAGTCAATAGTGAGATGGAGTTGCAATCAAATTATGAATATGCTCGCCATTTGCATCTAGAAATTCCTAGAGCAGCCCAATTTCCTGTGTCCATCTATAGAGCAAAGCTGCGCACCCTCATTTTTGTATATCGAGGTGACTATAACTTATCTGATGTATTCCAGCATTTAAGATGTTTACGGACGTTAACTTTGTATTTTCCAGATGCTATGTTTAAAGAACTTCCAAATGAAATGGGATATTTAATACATTTAAGGTACCTCAAATTAGTTAATTATCGTGGAGGTGGATTGCCCGAAACCATATGTAATCTATGCAATTTACAATTGCTGGAGATTAATTTTTGTAGTGATAGGTTTAAGAAATCACTGCAAGGGAGTAATCTAAGTCATCTTATTTGGGATGATCCTTCTTTTACATGTTTAGATTTTCCAAGAGGGATTGAGAGGATGATTTCTCTAAAAACAATAAGTAATATCAGCATAAGTGTTAAGGATGACAGCAAAGGCTGTGGTCTGGgagaattacaaaatttcaaccaCCTTAAAGGGGCTTTTCAAATAAAAGGATTGGGGCACATGGTAGATGCACGTGAGATTGAGAATGCACAGCTCAAGAAAAAGACAGGCCTTCATACTTTGAAACTATGTTTTAACAGATGGGATGGTAAGGATACAGGAAGGAAGGACGATGCATTAGTTCTAAATGCCTTAGAGCCTCCTCCAAACTTGGTATATTTACGCATTGAAGATTACCAGGCCACCAGAATGTCTTCTAATTGGATGATGTCCTTGACCAAATTGAAAATGCTTTTTCTTCAATGCTTCATAGAGTTAGAGTGTTTGCCTCCATTGGGGAAGCTGCCATTCCTGGAATCATTAAGGATATTGGAAGCAAATAGTTTGAAAAAAGTGGGTGTTGAGTTTTTGGGGATAGAACCTGAAGAGAAGAAAGACAATATAATAGTATTCCCAAATTTGAAATCTCTCATATTTGAAAGGATGTGGGTTTGGGAAGAATGGCTTGGGattgaaagagaagaagaggaagaagaatgtATTATTACTCTAATGCCATGTCTTCAAGAGTTAAAAATTCGGCACTGCCCAAAGTTAAAGTCGCTTCCGGACTTCTTTCCTACAACTCCGTCGAAGAATTCGGATATGAATAATAGTCAAATTCTCAAGGAACATGTTGAAAGGGGGACGGGAAGACTGGCCCAAGATTTCCCACATCCCAACATCCAGATTGATGATTGGAGTATGTGCACAGAg GTAGAcagtgaagatgaagaagaggacCTTTGA